CCGTCAAAATTATTTTTGTTGTTACTCATTCATTTTTGCTCCCTTCTTTTTTCTCTTCTGTAGAAGGAGGTGTCGTTTGCATTGGCTGAATCGGTAAGTACTTCATCGTACCACTGCCGTCATCATTCATAATATAAATTTGGGCATTCGGTAAAACTGCCTCCAATGTTTCGAGCACTAATCGTTCACGTGTAATATCCTTATTCAGGCGGTATTCATCATAAAGCTGATTAAAGAGCGCTACTTCACCTGTCGCTTGCTCGATACGTGAGGCTTTTTCCCCTTCCGCTTTTGAAAGAATCGCCGCTGCTTCACCAACCGCTTCACTTACACGCTGGTTTTCATATTTTTCCGCTTCGTTAATCTTTGTATTTTTTGTCTCCCGTGCATCGGTAACGTCCGTAAATGCAGCACGTACTTCTTCATTCGGTACTTCTACATCTTGAAGCTTTACTCCTAAAACCCCAATACCGATGTCGTACTTATCGATTAATGATACGAGCAATTCACGTGTTTCTGCTTCAATATCCGCTTTCCCATCCGTTAATGCCTCATCGATTGTTGAGCTGCCAATGATTGAACGAATCGCACTGGACGTCGCATTATGTAAAATCGTTCGCGGCTCCTGTGAACTAAATAAATATTTTTTCGGCTCAACAATACGCCATTGAACTACAAGGTCTGTTAAAACAATATTTTCATCACCTGTAATCATTTTTGTTTCTTTATCGAATGCTTCCACCGTACCGTCCGGGTTTTGCTTATAGCCGAACTGTAAACTGTATGTCTCTTTTGATAAAATCTCTACAGACTGTATTGGCCATGGTAATTTAAAATGAAGTCCTGAATCTTGTATTGTCTCATCTGCTTGACCAAATGTTATCACTACTGCCTGTTCCGATTCATCTACTGTATACCAGGATGTCGTCACAACAATAATAGCTACGACAGCCAATAGAATTAATGCTACCCACATTAATGTTCTTTTTACACTCATCGTATAAAGCCTCCTTACTTTTCAATTTCCCCTTATTCTACGGGTAATGAATTGTAAAAGTTTCATATTTTTTCAAAATGAGCTTTCAGAAATTTAAAACACAAAAAACTGCGCAGAAAGCTATTTACTTTTTGCGCAGTTTCTTCAATATAATATTTAATTTCTTGCTAAGCATTACCTTCTTTTAGAAACGGGGGTTTCTATTAAGAACTATAACACTGCAATTTAAAGTTCAATTGAATGTTTTGTAAATTTACTGTTAAATTTTTAATCTTTCAATGGTAAAAACACTTTAATACTTGTCCCTTTTCCAATTTCGCTTTCTACCATGATTTTACCTTGATGCGCTTCAATCAAATGTTTTACAATAGATAAACCAAGACCTGTTCCACCTGAATTTCGGCTTCGTGCCCGGTCTACCCTGTAAAAGCGCTCAAAAATACGTGAAATCTCCGCTTTTTCAATTCCGATTCCTTCGTCTTTCACTTCAAATATCCCGTATCGTTCATTGGCACTAATTCGCAGCGTAACGGTTGTTCCTTCTTTCGAATAGGCAATTGCATTATTAATAAGATTCGTGAAAATTTGCATTAGACGATTTACATCGCCTAAAATGACCGCATCCTGCTCTATCTCCACATTAAACTGCATATTTTTATTTTCCAATTGCGCACTTGTCAGATCAACAACCCGAACTAAAATATCCTGCAGCTTTGTCGGCACTACATCAAGTGTAAAACCGTGTCGCTCAATTTTGGATAGCTCAAGCAAATCATTGACGAGTACCTGAATCCGATTGCTTTCATCATATATTATCGTTAAAAATGACAACAGCATCTGCTCATCTTTAAATGCCCCATCCAGAAGCGTCTCTGAAAATCCTTTAATCGATGTAATCGGTGTCCGAAGTTCATGCGAAACATTCGCTACGAAATCTTTTCGAATCTGCTCCAATCGCACAAGTTCACTTATATCATGCATAACAATTACGACACCTAGCCAGCGTCCATGTTCACCAACAACCGGTGCTCCGTAAACTTGCTCATAATATTCTTCATTCGCGATTTCCATTTCAAGCTGCTGACGATAGGGTAATTCCGTCAAAAACACATGATCAATGAACTTTTCAAGCTCTTTCGGCAATCCGAGCATCATAAAATTCTTCCCAATTAGCTGTTCTTTCGGCAGCTCGAACAACGTCTGGAATTTCCTGTTCACAATCGAGATATTTCCTTCACGGTCAATCATCATTAATGCACTACCCATATTTTCAATTAGCGTTTTCAAACGTTCTTCTTCAATCGCTCTTGTTTTCGTAATATCCTGTAAATTACGGGCCAAAATATTAATCGAATTTCTTAACTCAACGATCGTATTTGGTCCATTTGCAAAAGCACGTGCACGGTAATTACCTTTTGAAAGCTCTCTAGCGGTTTTAGTAATATTTATAATCGGTGTAATGAAATTGCTTACAACCCGGTATGCCATAAAACTCATAATTACTAAACCGCCCACTAATAAAGCGGCAATGATCAAATAGATTTTTTGCTTTGTACTTTGTAATTCTTCTGTATGTCGATTAATTTCATAGGTGCCGATAATGGCCTCTTTTTGCGTATCAGTAAGTTCAATCTGCTCCTGAACGATTACTTGTTCCAATTGCTTCTCGGAATCCTTCGTCGCTTCATGAACAAATTCATCGGCGAAAAAAGGAAAAAGCTGCCCTATGAACAATCCTAGAACAGCTAAACTTGATCCAATTACTAAAATAAACGAATAAAACAAACGATTTTTCATTGCGTTCATTATTTTTTTGGCTCCTCAAATTTATAACCTAAACCACGGATTGTTTTAATAAACAGTGGTTTACGGCTATTTTCTTCAATTTTATCTCTTAGATGACTAATATGTACGTCTACGATTCGAGTATCACCGGCAAAATCATAGTTCCATACGGCACTCAGCAGCTGATCACGTGTTAAAACACGGTTTTTATTTTCAAGCAGATATACTAGCAACTCAAATTCCTTCGGTGTGAACTCCAAAGCCTCTTCATCAATAAATGCTTCAAATCGCTCAGGCAAAACTTTCAAGTTACCGAATGAATATACAGTTTCACCTGATTCAACGGTTTCTTCCACAATCGGTCCAGAAAAACGTCGCAGCACAGCCTTCACTCGAGCAATTACTTCACGCGGGCTGAATGGCTTTGTCATATAATCATCCGCCCCAAGTTCTAAACCTAATACTTTATCAAATTCATCGTCTCTCGCAGTCAGCATAATAATCGGTATATTAATGCGCAAACGTCTTAATTCTTTACATACTTCTACACCGTCAAGTTTTGGCAGCATTAAATCCAGTAAAATCAGATCCGGTTTTTGTTCCACTGCTGTATCAAGGCCAGCCTGACCATCATGGGCCAACAGCACATCAAAACCTGCCTGCTCCAAATTATATTTTAATAATGTTGCAATTGGCATTTCATCTTCTACTACTAAAACCGTTTTAACCATTGTAAATTCCTCCAAAATCGATTTGAAACCCCCATCTCAAAATCAATCTTCCAGTGGATGGCTATCAACTAATTCGTAAATATGAACTGATTAGATCACTATCCTCATAGTAACAACTTTTTTTGAAAAGTACAATTATTCCTCTATTCAGGTATCCATTACCCGTGTATACTTAATTAAATTTTTAATCCTTATTAATTCGATAGGTAAAATAATTTTTACTATTGACTGAATATTTATTATTATGGTAACATTTAGAAAAATTGTTGTTGTACCTTTGTTGTCAGGCAGGGTGAAATTTTTTTAACAACAATTCCTAGTAAATCAATATGTTAAGTATTTTAACGGAAAGTAGGTGCTTCCATGACAAATGGAATCAATATTGAGTTAGTAAATTTAACAAAAAGTTTTGGTGAAAAACAAGTTTTAAAGGATATTAATTTAACCATTCCCGCAGGACAATTCGTGGCGATTGTCGGAAAAAGCGGATGCGGAAAAAGTACACTTCTCCGTATTATTGCAAATTTAGAACAGAAAACTGCCGGAGACTCTCTAAAGGATGGCATTCAACAGGAAGACTTTTCAGGTGTTCGCGTTATGTTCCAGGAAGATCGTTTACTCCCATGGCTGTCTGTACTTGAAAATGTAGGGGTTGGCACTGAGCTGAAAAAGGATTGGAAACCGATCGCATTAAAATCACTTGAACATGTAGGTTTAGAAGACCGCGCAAAAGAGTGGCCACATGTACTTTCTGGAGGCCAAAAACAACGGGTTGCTTTAGCCCGTGCGCTTAGTGCACAGCCAAGACTATTGTTATTGGATGAACCGCTTGGTGCTTTAGATGCACTGACACGACTGGAAATGCAAAATCTTATCGAGCAATTGTGGTTAAAACAAAAGTACACGTCATTGCTCGTGACACATGATGTGGCAGAAGCAATTGCATTGGCAGATCGAATTATTTTAATCGAAGACGGGAACGTTGCTTTAGATTTGCCGGTTAAACTTCCTCGTCCAAGAACCCGTTCAAATCCGCAATTTGCCGAGCTAGAGGAAATCTTGCTTCAGCATCTATTAGGACAGCAACCAAAAACAACAACACCAATTAAACAAAAAGAATTACAAGCGATTATTTAAGGAGGTATTACAAATGAAAAAACTATTATCTGTCTTTTTGCTTTTAACTTTATCGATTATTTTAGTCGGGTGCTCCTCATCAAATGCCGAAAATAAGAAAGTTCGAATCGGTTATCAGAAAAACGGCACAACCTTACTATTAAAAGCGAATGGCGAACTGGAATCAAGGTTAAAGGAACTAGGCTATTCAGTGGAATGGTCAGAATTCAATACAGGAAGTTCAATTATGGAAGCATTAAACTCCGGAGCGATCGATTTTGCCAATGCAAGTGATGCCCCATCAATGATGGCATTATCAAAAGGAATGAAATTCAAGTACATCGCTGGTGAAGAACCATCTCCACAAATGGAAGGGATTTTAGTAAAGAATGATGGATCTATTCAATCAATCGAACAATTGAAAGGGAAGAAAATTGCGTACAACAAAGCTTCCATCTCCGAATATTTATTAGTTACTGCTCTGGAAACAGTAAATCTGACACTGGATGATGTAGAATCTGTTATTTTAAGCCCTGCAGATGCGACGATTGCATTTCAAAACGGTGAGGTTGATGCCTGGGTTACTTGGGATCCGTATATGACGGTCTCTGAAAGTAAAGGCAATAAAATTTTAGCTACAGCAGAAGGCATTGTGGAACACCGCAGTTTCTACTATGCATCGGATAAATTTATTGAATCCAATAAGGATGCAGTCGTAGCCTACGTGGAGGAGTTATCTAAAGTCGGTGAAGCAATTGATGCTGATTCAACTGAAGCAGCCGAAATTCTTGAAGAAAATACAGGAATCGAAGCAGATATTTGGGTAACAAGCTTAGCCCGCCGCTCATCTGTCGCTACTTATATTGACGAAGCTGCACAGGCAGATTTGCAACGATTAAATGAGGATCTATTTGACATCGGATTAACAACGAATCTTGTAGAAAATCTTGAAAATTATATTTGGAAACCATAAGAGGTGAATACAATGAAGAAGAAAAAATGGTTCCATTTGATTGAGCCGTGGATCATTCCTATTTTGATTATTGTCGTATGGGAAATATCGAACAAAACAGGTATCCTTGCCAATACCATTTTACCTGCCCCTTCCGATGTAGTAAAAGCAGGCTATGAACAAGCAGTTTCCGGTGTTCTGTTTGACCACCTTCAAATTAGTACGACGCGTGCTCTAATCGGGTTCCTGATTGGCGGGAGTATCGCATTTGTAATCGGAATTTTAAATGGGATCGTCCCTTTTGCACAACGTTATTTGGATACAACTATTCAAATGCTGCGTAATATTCCGAATTTGACACTCATCCCATTAGTGATTATATGGTTTGGTGTTGGGGAAGAAGGAAAGATTTTCTTAGTGGCAATCAGCGTGTTTTTCCCGATTTACGTCAATACATACCATGGCATCCGCAATGTTGATCCACGGTTAATCGAAATGGGAAAAATTTATAATCTTTCGAAATACAAACTGTTTTTTAAAGTAATTATTTTAGGTGCTATGCCATCCATTTTAGTTGGAATCCGTTACTCTTTAGGAATTATGTGGCTCACTTTAATTGTTGCAGAAACCGTTGCGGCAAGTTCAGGAATCGGCTATATGTCGATGAATGCCCGTGAATATATGCAACTTGATATCGTTGTGTTAGCCATTATTTTATATGCTATTTTAGGGAAAATTGCCGATTCCATTGCAAAACTGTTAGAGAAAAAATTATTAAAATGGAATCCTGTGTACCAGTAAAAATTAAAAAGGGCTTCGGTGTATACAGCCGAAATGCCCTTTTTTTCGTTATTTCAGTGCTTTCATTACATCTTTAACAGCATCTGCAGATTGATCTAGCGCTGTCTTTTCATCTGCTGTCAGCTCAAGTTCGAATATTTTCTCGATACCGCCAGCTCCTAATAACGTCGGAACGCCTAAGTATATCCCATCATATCCATACTCGCCCTCTAAATAAGCTATTGCCGGCAATACTCGTTTCTGATCTTTTAAAATTGCTTCTGCCATTTCCACCATTGCCGCAGCAGGTGCATAATAAGCTGAACCATTCCCTAAAAGACTTACGATTTCACCGCCACCAACACGGGTACGCTGCACGATTTCCTCTAAACGTTGGGCAGGGATTAAGCTTTGTAAAGGAACGCCGCCTACAGAAGCATACCGTGTTAAAGGCACCATTGTATCCCCGTGGCCGCCTAATACAAGAGCAGATATATCTTTTACCGATACATTCAGTTCCTCGGCAATAAAAGCACGGAAACGGGCAGTATCCAATACCCCGGATTGTCCGATAACTCGATGTTTTGGAAAGCCGGATTCTTTAAAGACCGTATAAGTCATCGCATCAACTGGGTTTGTGAGTACGATGATTGTTGCATCAGGTGAGGTACGGGCTATTTCCGTTGCAACAGCTTTCATCACACCCTGATTAATCTGAACTAAATCGTCACGACTCATTCCTGGTTTACGGGCAACACCCGCAGTTATTAAAACGACATCCGAGTTTGCTGTATCCTCATAGTCGGAAGAGCCTTTTACATAAGAATCAAAACCTTGTACGGGTGCTGCTTCCCACATGTCCAATGCTTTCCCCTTCGTAGGATTTTCCGCTGATGGAAGATCAATAATTACTACATCGCCTAATTCTTTCTGCGCGGCTAAAAATGCTGCGGTTGCACCTGTAAATCCACTACCAATAACTGAGATTTTTTTACGTTTTAATGTCACCTAGAACCACTCCTTCATCGTAATTATCTGTACACAAGAAAATTATATACAAAAAAAGGGAGAAAACATAATGTTCTCTCCCTTTTTAACATATTCAAGTATTAAAAGTAAACTATTTCCAATAATGTAAATTATATAACAATATTATTCATTACTAAACAATTTGTTCATAATTTCACATAAATAGGCAAATGTGTAAAACTTTTAATTAGAAGTTTTCGATTAATTTTGTAGCGAATTCAGAACATTTAACTTCTGTAGCGCCATCCATTAAACGTGCGAAGTCATAAGTTACATATTTAGAAGAGATAGTTTTCTCTACTGAATTAGTAATTAAGTCCGCAGCTTCTTGCCATCCTAAGTGCTCAAGCATTAATACGCCTGATAATAATACTGAAGATGGGTTTACTTTATCTTGTCCAGCATACTTAGGTGCAGTACCGTGAGTAGCTTCGAAAATAGCGTGACCAGTTAAGTAGTTAATGTTAGCACCTGGAGCGATACCGATACCACCAACTTGAGCAGCTAATGCGTCAGAGATGTAGTCACCGTTTAAGTTCATAGTTGCTACTACGTCGAACTCGTTAGGACGAGTTAAGATTTGTTGTAAGAAGATATCAGCGATAGAATCTTTTACGATGATTTTGCCTTCTGCAACAGCTTTAGATTGTGCTTCGTTAGCAGCAGCTTCGCCTTGCTCAGCTTTGATTGCATCGTATTGGTTCCAAGTGAATACTTTGTCGCCGAATTCAGCTTCAGCTACATCGTAACCCCATTGTTTGAATCCACCTTCAGTGAATTTCATGATGTTACCTTTGTGTACTAAAGTTACTGATGGACGGTTGTGAGAAATAGCGTACTCGATTGCAGAGCGTACTAAACGTTCAGTACCTTCTTTAGATACAGGTTTAATACCTAAACCAGAAGTTTCTGGGAAGCGAATTTTGTTAACGCCTAATTCGTTTTGTAAGAAGTTTAATAATTTCTTTTGCTCGTCAGAACCAGCTTTGTACTCGATACCAGCATAGATATCTTCTGTGTTTTCACGGAAGATTACCATGTCAACATCTTCTGGACGTTTAACTGGTGAAGGAACACCGTCAAAGTGACGTACTGGACGTAAGCAAACATATAAATCCAACTCTTGACGTAATGCTACGTTTAGAGAGCGGATACCGCCGCCGATTGGAGTTGTTAAAGGACCTTTAATAGCGATTAAGTATTCGTTGATTTTTTCTAAAGTTTCAGCTGGTAACCATTCGCCAGTTTGGTT
This genomic window from Solibacillus sp. FSL R5-0449 contains:
- a CDS encoding ATP-binding protein, encoding MNAMKNRLFYSFILVIGSSLAVLGLFIGQLFPFFADEFVHEATKDSEKQLEQVIVQEQIELTDTQKEAIIGTYEINRHTEELQSTKQKIYLIIAALLVGGLVIMSFMAYRVVSNFITPIINITKTARELSKGNYRARAFANGPNTIVELRNSINILARNLQDITKTRAIEEERLKTLIENMGSALMMIDREGNISIVNRKFQTLFELPKEQLIGKNFMMLGLPKELEKFIDHVFLTELPYRQQLEMEIANEEYYEQVYGAPVVGEHGRWLGVVIVMHDISELVRLEQIRKDFVANVSHELRTPITSIKGFSETLLDGAFKDEQMLLSFLTIIYDESNRIQVLVNDLLELSKIERHGFTLDVVPTKLQDILVRVVDLTSAQLENKNMQFNVEIEQDAVILGDVNRLMQIFTNLINNAIAYSKEGTTVTLRISANERYGIFEVKDEGIGIEKAEISRIFERFYRVDRARSRNSGGTGLGLSIVKHLIEAHQGKIMVESEIGKGTSIKVFLPLKD
- the hflK gene encoding FtsH protease activity modulator HflK encodes the protein MSVKRTLMWVALILLAVVAIIVVTTSWYTVDESEQAVVITFGQADETIQDSGLHFKLPWPIQSVEILSKETYSLQFGYKQNPDGTVEAFDKETKMITGDENIVLTDLVVQWRIVEPKKYLFSSQEPRTILHNATSSAIRSIIGSSTIDEALTDGKADIEAETRELLVSLIDKYDIGIGVLGVKLQDVEVPNEEVRAAFTDVTDARETKNTKINEAEKYENQRVSEAVGEAAAILSKAEGEKASRIEQATGEVALFNQLYDEYRLNKDITRERLVLETLEAVLPNAQIYIMNDDGSGTMKYLPIQPMQTTPPSTEEKKEGSKNE
- a CDS encoding response regulator transcription factor, with the translated sequence MVKTVLVVEDEMPIATLLKYNLEQAGFDVLLAHDGQAGLDTAVEQKPDLILLDLMLPKLDGVEVCKELRRLRINIPIIMLTARDDEFDKVLGLELGADDYMTKPFSPREVIARVKAVLRRFSGPIVEETVESGETVYSFGNLKVLPERFEAFIDEEALEFTPKEFELLVYLLENKNRVLTRDQLLSAVWNYDFAGDTRIVDVHISHLRDKIEENSRKPLFIKTIRGLGYKFEEPKK
- a CDS encoding sulfonate ABC transporter substrate-binding protein, whose product is MKKLLSVFLLLTLSIILVGCSSSNAENKKVRIGYQKNGTTLLLKANGELESRLKELGYSVEWSEFNTGSSIMEALNSGAIDFANASDAPSMMALSKGMKFKYIAGEEPSPQMEGILVKNDGSIQSIEQLKGKKIAYNKASISEYLLVTALETVNLTLDDVESVILSPADATIAFQNGEVDAWVTWDPYMTVSESKGNKILATAEGIVEHRSFYYASDKFIESNKDAVVAYVEELSKVGEAIDADSTEAAEILEENTGIEADIWVTSLARRSSVATYIDEAAQADLQRLNEDLFDIGLTTNLVENLENYIWKP
- a CDS encoding ATP-binding cassette domain-containing protein; the protein is MTNGINIELVNLTKSFGEKQVLKDINLTIPAGQFVAIVGKSGCGKSTLLRIIANLEQKTAGDSLKDGIQQEDFSGVRVMFQEDRLLPWLSVLENVGVGTELKKDWKPIALKSLEHVGLEDRAKEWPHVLSGGQKQRVALARALSAQPRLLLLDEPLGALDALTRLEMQNLIEQLWLKQKYTSLLVTHDVAEAIALADRIILIEDGNVALDLPVKLPRPRTRSNPQFAELEEILLQHLLGQQPKTTTPIKQKELQAII
- a CDS encoding ABC transporter permease subunit yields the protein MKKKKWFHLIEPWIIPILIIVVWEISNKTGILANTILPAPSDVVKAGYEQAVSGVLFDHLQISTTRALIGFLIGGSIAFVIGILNGIVPFAQRYLDTTIQMLRNIPNLTLIPLVIIWFGVGEEGKIFLVAISVFFPIYVNTYHGIRNVDPRLIEMGKIYNLSKYKLFFKVIILGAMPSILVGIRYSLGIMWLTLIVAETVAASSGIGYMSMNAREYMQLDIVVLAIILYAILGKIADSIAKLLEKKLLKWNPVYQ
- the mdh gene encoding malate dehydrogenase, which codes for MTLKRKKISVIGSGFTGATAAFLAAQKELGDVVIIDLPSAENPTKGKALDMWEAAPVQGFDSYVKGSSDYEDTANSDVVLITAGVARKPGMSRDDLVQINQGVMKAVATEIARTSPDATIIVLTNPVDAMTYTVFKESGFPKHRVIGQSGVLDTARFRAFIAEELNVSVKDISALVLGGHGDTMVPLTRYASVGGVPLQSLIPAQRLEEIVQRTRVGGGEIVSLLGNGSAYYAPAAAMVEMAEAILKDQKRVLPAIAYLEGEYGYDGIYLGVPTLLGAGGIEKIFELELTADEKTALDQSADAVKDVMKALK
- the icd gene encoding NADP-dependent isocitrate dehydrogenase, with the translated sequence MTNKIVVENGKLNVPNNPVIPFIEGDGIGPDIWAAASRVIDAAVEKAYNGEKKIEWLEVLAGEKAFNQTGEWLPAETLEKINEYLIAIKGPLTTPIGGGIRSLNVALRQELDLYVCLRPVRHFDGVPSPVKRPEDVDMVIFRENTEDIYAGIEYKAGSDEQKKLLNFLQNELGVNKIRFPETSGLGIKPVSKEGTERLVRSAIEYAISHNRPSVTLVHKGNIMKFTEGGFKQWGYDVAEAEFGDKVFTWNQYDAIKAEQGEAAANEAQSKAVAEGKIIVKDSIADIFLQQILTRPNEFDVVATMNLNGDYISDALAAQVGGIGIAPGANINYLTGHAIFEATHGTAPKYAGQDKVNPSSVLLSGVLMLEHLGWQEAADLITNSVEKTISSKYVTYDFARLMDGATEVKCSEFATKLIENF